One Ignavibacterium sp. DNA segment encodes these proteins:
- a CDS encoding M14 family zinc carboxypeptidase — MKKLLFLSLLLVSCHNFSQEVLTPLQKSEYKKLTTHTELAEFIKEADDRSELIKAEVLTKSPEGRELYVVCFSKDEFGKDKSKIKVLIFAQQHGDEQSGKEGSLLLINELLKAENHYLFDRIDFALVPQMNPDGSEKDKRRNGNEMDLNRNHLILTEPEVIGLHRLFNKYLFEVTMDVHEYWPFGKSSRKFGYRENYDETIGAMTNINISEKLRKLSYEKYLPFVFNFISQNGYSAFHYLPGGSSGSEYLRYSTFDINDGRQSFGIQNTFSLIQEGLNGENSSTDNIEHRAKGQMTGMIGLLKFSYDNKDEIKKLVAAEREKLEENKIDRPVAIQLNHFSDGTELKLDLVSYSTGNDTVITVKDFRSVVRSLYDVERPKGYLIPKSLKEIIDWADRHELKYLGYNKSVEDKIEQYFITGIDSIDFEGDMVVNPGVMNTDITNQINPTDYIFIPVNQLRNNMIVIALEPKSQLGLAAYKQFEDLLKSGANYPILRVVD; from the coding sequence ATGAAAAAACTTCTATTCTTATCTCTTCTGCTTGTTAGCTGCCATAACTTTTCTCAGGAAGTTTTAACTCCACTCCAAAAGTCAGAATATAAAAAGCTCACTACTCACACAGAACTTGCTGAATTTATAAAAGAAGCCGATGATAGATCAGAATTGATTAAAGCTGAAGTTCTGACAAAGTCACCCGAAGGCAGAGAGCTTTATGTAGTTTGTTTTTCTAAAGATGAGTTCGGTAAGGATAAATCAAAAATCAAAGTTTTAATATTTGCACAACAGCATGGCGATGAGCAATCTGGTAAAGAAGGCTCTTTGTTATTGATAAATGAACTGCTCAAAGCTGAAAACCATTACTTGTTTGACAGAATAGATTTTGCATTAGTCCCGCAAATGAATCCTGATGGTTCTGAAAAGGATAAAAGACGAAACGGAAATGAGATGGATCTTAACAGGAATCATTTGATTCTTACTGAGCCGGAAGTTATTGGACTGCATAGACTGTTTAACAAATATTTATTTGAAGTAACAATGGATGTTCACGAATATTGGCCGTTTGGTAAATCATCCAGAAAGTTTGGTTATCGCGAAAACTATGATGAAACAATCGGTGCAATGACCAACATTAATATTTCTGAAAAACTGAGAAAGCTTTCATACGAAAAATATCTGCCGTTTGTATTTAATTTTATCTCCCAAAATGGCTATTCTGCATTTCATTATTTACCAGGCGGTTCCTCAGGAAGTGAGTATCTGCGTTACAGTACGTTTGATATAAACGATGGCAGGCAGAGTTTTGGAATCCAGAATACATTTTCGTTAATTCAGGAAGGATTGAACGGCGAGAATAGCAGTACTGATAATATTGAACATCGTGCAAAAGGACAAATGACAGGAATGATTGGACTGCTTAAGTTCAGTTATGATAATAAAGATGAAATAAAGAAACTTGTTGCTGCTGAAAGAGAAAAACTTGAAGAGAATAAAATTGATAGACCTGTTGCGATCCAGCTCAATCATTTTTCCGATGGAACTGAACTTAAATTAGATCTTGTTTCTTACAGCACTGGGAATGATACAGTTATTACTGTTAAAGATTTCAGATCAGTTGTTAGATCGCTTTATGATGTTGAAAGACCAAAAGGATATTTGATTCCGAAAAGTTTAAAAGAAATAATAGATTGGGCTGACAGACATGAATTGAAATATCTCGGTTACAACAAATCTGTAGAAGATAAAATTGAACAATACTTTATTACCGGTATTGACTCAATTGATTTTGAAGGTGATATGGTCGTTAATCCCGGAGTGATGAATACTGATATTACAAATCAGATTAATCCAACCGACTATATTTTTATTCCCGTCAATCAATTGCGAAATAACATGATCGTTATTGCTCTTGAACCAAAATCACAGCTTGGTTTGGCAGCTTATAAGCAATTTGAAGATCTGTTAAAAAGTGGTGCAAATTATCCAATTCTAAGAGTAGTGGATTAA
- the menC gene encoding o-succinylbenzoate synthase encodes MKIEKIELHHIKMELVSPFTTSMGTEYDEEHIIVRVDGEGLTGWGESVAEGTPFYSYETVTTAWHILQDFLIPSILGKNISGIDEAIKSYEKVRGHRMAKAGLEAALWDLFAKSKNISLSKMLGGVRDKVDVGVSIGIQSSVPDLIKKIDGYLAEGYKRIKIKIAPGNDIQYVKAVRKEFPDILFQIDANSAYELKDIDLFKKMDDYNLLLIEQPLGYEDIYDHSKLQKDLKTPICLDESIHSLDDTRAAIELDSCRVINIKPGRVGGFTESKLIHDYCADKNIPVWCGGMLESGIGRAGNVALASLPNFTLPGDISASKRYYKEDIVEPEFLVNKDGTMDVSTKPGIGVEVNMEILEKVTVKKKENIY; translated from the coding sequence ATGAAAATTGAAAAAATAGAACTGCATCATATAAAAATGGAACTCGTTTCACCTTTCACAACATCAATGGGAACTGAGTACGATGAAGAACATATTATTGTTCGTGTTGATGGAGAAGGATTAACTGGTTGGGGAGAAAGTGTTGCCGAAGGAACTCCATTTTACTCTTATGAAACGGTTACAACAGCGTGGCATATTCTTCAGGACTTTTTAATCCCATCTATTCTTGGTAAAAATATTTCTGGTATAGATGAAGCAATTAAATCTTATGAAAAAGTACGCGGACACAGAATGGCGAAAGCAGGACTTGAAGCAGCTTTGTGGGATTTGTTCGCTAAATCAAAAAACATTTCCCTTTCAAAAATGTTGGGTGGAGTTAGAGATAAAGTTGATGTTGGTGTAAGCATCGGAATTCAATCTTCAGTTCCTGATCTTATAAAAAAGATTGATGGTTATCTTGCTGAAGGTTATAAAAGAATTAAAATAAAAATCGCTCCAGGAAATGATATTCAATATGTAAAAGCTGTAAGAAAGGAATTCCCGGATATTTTATTTCAGATTGATGCAAACTCTGCTTACGAATTGAAAGATATAGATCTGTTTAAAAAAATGGATGATTACAATTTGCTATTGATCGAACAGCCGCTTGGATATGAAGATATTTATGATCATTCAAAACTTCAGAAAGATCTTAAAACTCCAATTTGTTTGGATGAAAGCATCCATTCGCTTGATGATACACGCGCAGCAATCGAACTTGACAGCTGCAGAGTAATAAATATAAAACCAGGTCGTGTTGGAGGATTTACTGAATCAAAACTTATACACGATTATTGTGCGGATAAAAATATTCCTGTTTGGTGTGGAGGAATGTTAGAAAGTGGAATTGGGCGAGCAGGAAATGTTGCTCTTGCTTCATTGCCTAACTTTACTTTGCCGGGAGATATTTCTGCAAGTAAACGTTATTACAAAGAAGATATTGTTGAACCGGAATTTCTTGTTAATAAAGATGGAACAATGGATGTTTCAACCAAACCTGGAATCGGTGTTGAAGTTAATATGGAAATACTGGAAAAGGTAACGGTTAAGAAAAAAGAAAATATATATTAG
- a CDS encoding nucleotidyltransferase domain-containing protein has product MTVNNISIPEDKLREICKRFLIHELALFGSALRDDFNDKSDIDLLVEFIPESGISLFDIIDIQEEFKKLFGREVDIVSKNAIKRSKNDIRKNMILNNHKVIYTS; this is encoded by the coding sequence ATGACGGTAAACAACATCAGCATACCTGAAGACAAACTTAGGGAAATCTGTAAACGCTTTTTGATTCACGAACTGGCTCTATTCGGTTCTGCTTTACGAGATGATTTTAACGATAAAAGTGATATAGATTTATTAGTTGAGTTTATTCCTGAATCTGGAATCAGTCTTTTTGATATTATTGATATACAGGAAGAGTTTAAAAAACTATTTGGAAGAGAAGTTGACATTGTTTCTAAAAATGCTATCAAAAGAAGTAAAAATGATATTAGAAAGAATATGATTTTAAATAATCATAAGGTTATCTATACCTCGTGA
- a CDS encoding BrxA/BrxB family bacilliredoxin, giving the protein MFNISSRPPIYDQEAVQPMRDELLAVGFEELLTPEDVNNAIKNNEGKTVLIFINSVCGCAAGSARPGISLALQNDVIPDKLYTSFAGQERDAVDYIREQIKGFPPSSPSIALFENGELIHFFPRYDIEGYTAEQIAVNVKRVFNEKCSGKGPSITPEQFSQVMYAKQCGSKIPLFKE; this is encoded by the coding sequence ATGTTTAATATAAGTTCACGTCCACCAATCTATGATCAGGAAGCAGTTCAGCCGATGCGTGATGAACTACTTGCTGTAGGTTTTGAAGAATTATTAACACCCGAAGATGTTAATAACGCCATAAAGAATAATGAAGGTAAAACTGTTTTGATTTTTATTAATTCTGTTTGCGGATGTGCAGCAGGAAGTGCAAGACCTGGTATCTCTCTTGCTTTACAGAACGATGTTATTCCTGATAAACTCTACACAAGTTTTGCCGGACAAGAGAGAGATGCAGTTGATTATATAAGGGAACAAATAAAAGGATTTCCACCTTCATCACCAAGCATTGCTTTGTTTGAGAATGGAGAGTTAATTCATTTTTTCCCAAGATATGATATTGAAGGATATACTGCTGAGCAAATTGCTGTTAATGTAAAAAGAGTGTTTAATGAAAAATGTTCCGGTAAGGGTCCATCAATCACTCCGGAGCAGTTTTCTCAAGTAATGTATGCAAAACAATGCGGATCAAAAATTCCTTTGTTTAAAGAATAA
- a CDS encoding iron-sulfur cluster assembly protein, whose amino-acid sequence MMHTITKQELEEKIIQTLKTCYDPEIPVDIFELGLIYEIAIDDDHNVNIKMTLTSPMCPVAGSLPPEVQEKIKTIPEVTNARVDVVWSPPWDKDMMSEVAKVELGFM is encoded by the coding sequence ATGATGCATACTATTACAAAACAAGAATTAGAAGAAAAAATAATCCAAACTTTAAAAACCTGCTACGATCCTGAGATTCCTGTTGATATTTTTGAATTAGGATTGATTTATGAGATAGCAATTGATGATGACCATAATGTAAATATAAAGATGACTTTGACTTCACCGATGTGTCCGGTTGCAGGCTCTCTACCGCCCGAGGTTCAGGAGAAAATAAAAACTATTCCGGAAGTTACAAATGCACGGGTTGATGTAGTCTGGAGTCCGCCTTGGGATAAAGATATGATGTCTGAAGTAGCAAAAGTTGAATTAGGTTTTATGTAG
- a CDS encoding serine hydrolase: MTKQTSLIILFFVITLSFSFSQDVKDIDKEKVKSLIIQFNDKDPWINGVAINELVKIGEPAVDDLILALQDSNENVRWCSSIVLEKIAPNGKQSIPFLIEALKDQNPNIRWCSALTLSKYKSDALYSISSLQKLLFDEDYDVRWAAYIALSKINKNSLNIIPDYSDKINIIERLTPELMSKLNVPGVSICIIQKNKIAYSKSFGVADVNTGKQVDENTMFEACSMSKPVFALLILYLVEKSIIDLDRPLFNYLPELFVSDDDDYSNQITARMILAHTSGMPNWRKGDEERTPPVPLYFKPGTRFNYSGEGIYYLQRVLEKITNQSLENYAKENLFDKIGLNSTSFVWKEKYDKQIATGHNAEGKCNERKRYLHSNAAYTLYTTSAEYSKIILEILKTNGGTAEYFLTKNFIDEMLTHQVRVDTREVIDRPGRNFGLFAYRGLGWAIDSTITGDVIYHSGANQTGFRCYSQFSPKDGSGIVIMTNSENGNELWQRVIKEIGDL, translated from the coding sequence ATGACAAAACAGACCTCTTTAATTATTTTATTTTTCGTTATTACTTTATCATTTTCATTTTCACAAGATGTAAAAGACATAGACAAAGAAAAAGTAAAATCACTGATCATTCAATTCAACGATAAAGATCCCTGGATCAATGGAGTGGCGATCAATGAGCTTGTAAAAATTGGTGAGCCGGCTGTTGATGATTTAATATTGGCTTTGCAGGATAGTAATGAAAATGTTCGTTGGTGTTCTTCAATAGTATTAGAGAAAATTGCACCCAACGGGAAACAATCAATTCCGTTTCTCATTGAAGCATTGAAAGATCAAAATCCGAATATTCGCTGGTGCTCTGCTTTAACTTTATCAAAATATAAGTCTGATGCTTTATATTCAATTTCATCACTACAAAAACTTTTGTTTGATGAGGATTATGATGTAAGATGGGCAGCATATATCGCGCTTTCCAAAATTAATAAGAACTCACTAAACATAATTCCGGATTATTCAGACAAAATAAATATTATCGAAAGATTAACTCCAGAATTAATGAGCAAATTAAATGTTCCAGGAGTGTCAATCTGTATAATTCAAAAAAACAAAATTGCTTATTCAAAATCGTTTGGTGTAGCTGATGTAAATACCGGAAAGCAGGTTGATGAAAATACAATGTTTGAAGCCTGCTCAATGAGTAAACCGGTTTTTGCATTGTTGATTTTATATTTGGTTGAAAAGAGTATTATTGATTTGGATAGACCACTATTCAATTATCTTCCGGAATTATTTGTTAGTGATGACGATGATTATTCAAATCAAATTACAGCCAGAATGATTTTAGCACATACAAGCGGTATGCCTAACTGGAGAAAAGGGGATGAAGAGCGAACTCCGCCGGTCCCTTTGTATTTTAAACCGGGAACAAGATTTAATTATTCAGGTGAAGGGATTTATTATTTACAGCGCGTATTGGAAAAAATTACAAATCAATCTTTAGAAAATTATGCTAAAGAAAATCTATTTGATAAGATAGGATTAAACTCAACAAGTTTTGTGTGGAAAGAAAAATATGATAAGCAAATAGCAACAGGGCACAATGCTGAAGGTAAGTGCAATGAAAGGAAAAGATATCTTCACAGTAATGCTGCTTATACACTTTACACCACATCTGCTGAATACTCAAAGATTATTTTAGAAATATTAAAAACAAATGGTGGTACCGCAGAATATTTTTTAACTAAAAACTTTATTGATGAAATGTTAACACATCAAGTTCGTGTTGATACTCGTGAAGTTATTGATAGACCTGGTAGAAATTTTGGATTATTTGCATATCGCGGTTTGGGTTGGGCAATTGATTCAACAATAACCGGTGACGTGATTTATCATAGCGGAGCTAATCAGACCGGATTCAGATGCTACTCTCAGTTCAGTCCAAAAGATGGAAGCGGAATTGTAATTATGACTAACAGTGAAAATGGAAATGAACTATGGCAAAGAGTAATAAAAGAAATTGGTGACTTGTAA
- a CDS encoding D-cysteine desulfhydrase family protein, which translates to MNHSLNKTPIIKLANYPTPLDEAKRLAVKIGLSKLFIKRDDLTGLAGGGNKARKLEYDFAEIVNGGYDVVLTAGGIQSNHARMTAAAARKLGLDVKLILGGADFEIAKGNFLLDVLCNAEIRYLVDDDANTSLESEMKRWSDELLIAGRKPFVIPIGGSTGLGALGYVKAMEELSYQCKYSNVQIILGVGSCGTFAGTILGTKIFLPEARVIGVSVSRTSEAIKKRTAELLQESAELINFNLDDQISIECYDEFHGEYGIITETGRQAINDAANLEGILLDPIYTGKVMAALIDLTKKNIIDKNIPVVFIHTGGMPIIFSFENDLSNTINCKKIYK; encoded by the coding sequence TTGAATCATTCACTTAATAAAACTCCAATAATAAAACTTGCTAATTATCCAACTCCTTTAGATGAAGCCAAACGATTAGCAGTTAAAATTGGTTTATCAAAACTTTTTATTAAACGGGATGATTTAACAGGGCTTGCCGGCGGAGGAAATAAAGCTAGAAAACTCGAATATGATTTTGCAGAAATTGTTAACGGCGGTTATGATGTTGTTCTGACAGCAGGAGGAATTCAATCCAATCACGCAAGAATGACCGCGGCGGCTGCACGTAAACTTGGACTTGATGTTAAACTTATACTTGGCGGAGCAGATTTTGAAATTGCAAAAGGAAACTTCCTTCTTGATGTTTTATGCAATGCGGAAATTAGATATTTAGTTGATGATGATGCAAATACAAGTCTGGAAAGTGAAATGAAAAGATGGTCTGATGAGCTTTTAATTGCTGGCAGAAAACCTTTTGTAATTCCAATTGGCGGCAGTACCGGACTTGGCGCTCTTGGTTATGTTAAAGCTATGGAAGAACTATCTTATCAATGTAAATATAGTAATGTGCAGATTATTTTAGGAGTTGGCTCTTGTGGAACTTTTGCCGGGACGATTTTAGGTACAAAGATTTTTCTTCCTGAAGCAAGAGTTATTGGTGTTAGTGTTTCAAGAACTTCTGAAGCAATCAAAAAAAGAACTGCAGAACTATTACAAGAAAGTGCTGAGTTGATAAATTTTAATTTAGATGATCAAATTTCAATTGAATGTTATGACGAATTTCATGGCGAATATGGAATTATTACTGAAACAGGAAGACAAGCAATTAATGATGCTGCTAATCTTGAAGGAATTTTACTTGATCCGATTTATACAGGTAAAGTGATGGCAGCATTGATTGATCTGACGAAAAAAAATATTATTGATAAAAATATTCCTGTAGTATTTATACATACAGGCGGAATGCCGATTATTTTTTCCTTTGAAAATGATTTAAGTAATACAATAAATTGTAAAAAGATTTATAAATAA
- a CDS encoding cysteine desulfurase — protein MYDVEKIRNDFPILKTKVHGKPLVYLDNAATTQKPLYVIDKTNNYYNKYNANIHRGVHALSQEATEEFESARIIVKNFINALGKNEIIYTRGTTESINLVASSYGKKNIKEGDEIIISTMEHHSNIVPWQMLCAEKKAKLKVIPINDEGEIIFEEYEKLISEKTKFVSVVYASNSLGTVNPVKKIIDFAHSYNIPVMLDAAQAVNHLKIDVQELDCDFLAFSGHKLYGPTGIGILYGKVNHLDNMPPYQGGGDMISKVTFEETTYNELPHKFEAGTPDIAGAIGLGAAIEYVQKIGLENIAHYENELLNYATNAVSDLQGLRIIGTAKEKISVLSFHLENVHPHDVGTFLDFEGIAIRTGHHCTQPLMKRFNVPATSRASFGLYNTREEVDVLVRGLTKILEVFG, from the coding sequence ATGTACGATGTAGAAAAAATCAGAAATGATTTTCCTATTTTAAAAACAAAAGTACATGGTAAGCCATTAGTATATCTGGATAACGCAGCAACCACACAAAAACCTCTTTATGTAATTGATAAAACAAATAATTACTACAATAAGTATAACGCAAATATTCATCGTGGTGTACATGCATTAAGCCAGGAAGCTACTGAAGAATTTGAAAGTGCAAGAATAATTGTTAAAAACTTTATTAATGCTCTTGGAAAAAATGAAATAATATATACTCGCGGAACTACTGAGTCTATAAATCTTGTCGCATCATCTTATGGAAAGAAAAATATAAAAGAAGGTGATGAAATAATTATTTCCACAATGGAACATCATTCCAATATCGTTCCCTGGCAAATGCTGTGTGCTGAAAAAAAAGCAAAACTCAAAGTCATACCGATAAATGATGAGGGTGAGATTATCTTTGAAGAATATGAAAAGTTAATAAGTGAAAAGACAAAATTTGTTTCAGTTGTTTATGCCTCTAATTCACTCGGAACTGTTAATCCCGTAAAAAAAATAATTGATTTTGCACACTCATATAATATTCCTGTTATGCTTGATGCTGCACAGGCAGTAAATCATCTCAAGATTGATGTTCAGGAACTTGATTGCGATTTCCTTGCTTTTTCAGGGCATAAACTTTATGGACCAACAGGAATCGGAATTTTATACGGTAAGGTAAATCATTTAGATAACATGCCGCCATATCAAGGCGGCGGAGATATGATTTCTAAAGTAACATTTGAAGAAACTACATATAATGAACTGCCTCATAAATTTGAAGCCGGAACACCTGATATCGCTGGTGCTATCGGGCTGGGCGCCGCAATTGAATATGTACAGAAAATCGGACTTGAGAATATAGCTCATTACGAAAATGAACTGCTTAATTATGCAACTAATGCCGTTTCCGATTTACAAGGTTTAAGAATAATCGGAACAGCTAAAGAAAAAATCAGTGTGTTATCATTTCATTTAGAAAATGTTCATCCGCACGATGTTGGTACATTCTTAGATTTTGAAGGTATCGCAATCCGAACTGGACACCATTGCACTCAGCCACTGATGAAAAGATTTAATGTTCCTGCTACCTCACGTGCTTCATTTGGTTTATATAATACAAGAGAAGAAGTTGATGTTCTTGTCCGAGGGCTTACAAAAATTTTAGAGGTTTTCGGATAA
- a CDS encoding DUF86 domain-containing protein, with protein MIIRLSIPRDKSSLIDILNACNSIAKFINNKTKDSFYSDEILQEAVIRKIEIIGEASNRISEDLKNNYPELPWKKMKAIRNILIHMYDELDLDIIWDTAIRDIPDVKLKIEKIILHINE; from the coding sequence ATAATCATAAGGTTATCTATACCTCGTGATAAATCATCTTTAATTGATATTCTGAACGCTTGTAATAGCATTGCAAAATTTATTAACAATAAAACAAAGGACAGTTTTTATTCTGATGAGATACTCCAGGAAGCAGTAATTAGAAAAATTGAGATTATAGGTGAAGCTTCTAACAGAATCTCCGAAGACTTAAAAAATAATTATCCTGAATTGCCATGGAAGAAAATGAAGGCTATTAGAAATATCTTAATACATATGTATGATGAATTAGATCTTGATATTATCTGGGATACTGCTATTCGTGATATTCCTGATGTTAAATTAAAGATTGAAAAAATAATACTTCATATAAACGAATAA
- a CDS encoding Rrf2 family transcriptional regulator, whose translation MKFSSQEEYGLRLLLRIGKSDSEKGMTIPELSEQEKLSEANVGKILRLLRLAGFVESSRGQTGGYKLSRTPNDILVGDVLTALGGKLYESSFCDLHAGVENICTHSIDCSIRSLWKTVQSTLDNLLSKITLQDLLGNEQQVELFVNNLTEELEHNINKD comes from the coding sequence ATGAAATTTAGTTCACAAGAAGAATATGGTTTAAGACTTTTACTTAGGATCGGGAAAAGTGATTCTGAAAAAGGAATGACTATTCCCGAACTGAGTGAACAGGAAAAACTATCTGAAGCAAACGTGGGAAAAATTTTGCGCCTGCTCAGGCTTGCAGGATTTGTCGAAAGCTCACGCGGACAAACAGGCGGATACAAACTTTCACGCACTCCAAACGATATTCTTGTTGGAGATGTATTAACTGCACTTGGTGGAAAATTATATGAATCTTCTTTTTGTGATCTTCACGCAGGAGTAGAAAATATCTGCACTCATTCAATTGATTGTTCAATCCGCTCTTTATGGAAAACAGTCCAGTCAACTCTTGATAACCTGCTTAGCAAAATTACTCTACAGGATTTGCTTGGTAATGAACAGCAAGTTGAATTGTTTGTAAATAATTTGACCGAAGAATTAGAACACAATATTAATAAAGATTAA
- a CDS encoding SUF system NifU family Fe-S cluster assembly protein, with protein sequence MEQELRELYQEVILDHNKSPRNFRAIEHATNFAEGYNPLCGDNINIFLIVNDEGIIEDISFQGSGCAISKASASLMTSILKGKTIEEAENVFEKFHELVTDKLGDNPDIDDLGKLAVFAGVREFPARVKCASLAWHTMISALHNKNEKVVTE encoded by the coding sequence ATGGAACAGGAATTAAGAGAACTCTATCAAGAAGTTATTCTGGATCATAACAAAAGTCCAAGAAATTTTAGAGCAATTGAACATGCAACAAACTTTGCAGAAGGTTATAATCCTCTTTGTGGTGATAATATTAATATTTTCCTGATTGTAAATGATGAGGGAATAATTGAAGATATTTCTTTTCAAGGCTCAGGATGTGCTATATCAAAAGCATCAGCTTCATTGATGACTTCTATATTAAAAGGTAAAACTATTGAAGAAGCAGAAAATGTTTTTGAAAAATTCCATGAATTGGTAACCGATAAGCTTGGTGATAATCCGGATATTGATGACCTAGGAAAATTAGCTGTTTTTGCCGGAGTCAGAGAGTTTCCGGCAAGAGTTAAATGTGCTTCACTTGCATGGCATACTATGATAAGTGCATTGCACAATAAAAATGAAAAAGTGGTAACGGAATAA
- a CDS encoding saccharopine dehydrogenase C-terminal domain-containing protein — translation MNVIVLGSGLIGCPMAIDLANEKSFNVTVADISQKNLDKIPRHLPIKKIRKDFSDPKNLKSLIKNNDIVLSAAPGFIGFRLLKEIIKAKKNVVDIAFFPEDPFTLDKLAKQNDVTAIVDCGVAPGMSNLLSGYVNSILDVTETILIYVGGLPVVREYPYEYKAGFSPIDVIEEYTRPARYVENGKLVVRPALSDAELIYFDEVGTLEAFNSDGLRTLAQTLNAPNMKEKTLRYPGHIDKIKVLRESGFFNQQEIEVKGVKIKPVDFTSKLLFPLWELKAGDEEFTVMRIVIEGEKETKKIRYIYNLLDRHDKKTNVHSMARTTGYTATSIVRMLAKGLFDQKGICPPEYIGQNHGCVDFILKELKNRGVIYNQIIENIG, via the coding sequence ATGAATGTAATTGTTTTAGGCTCGGGTTTAATTGGTTGTCCGATGGCGATAGATCTTGCAAATGAAAAATCATTCAACGTTACTGTTGCAGATATAAGTCAGAAGAATCTGGATAAAATTCCCAGGCATCTTCCAATAAAAAAAATCCGCAAGGATTTTTCAGATCCCAAAAATCTAAAGTCATTAATAAAAAATAATGACATTGTATTAAGTGCAGCTCCGGGCTTCATTGGCTTCAGATTGCTCAAAGAAATTATTAAAGCTAAAAAAAATGTTGTAGATATTGCTTTCTTTCCGGAAGATCCGTTTACTCTTGATAAGCTTGCAAAACAAAATGATGTAACAGCAATTGTAGATTGCGGGGTTGCACCGGGCATGAGCAATCTTCTTTCGGGTTATGTCAATTCAATTTTAGATGTTACAGAAACTATTCTGATTTATGTCGGCGGCTTGCCTGTTGTGCGCGAATATCCTTATGAATATAAAGCAGGATTTTCACCAATCGATGTTATCGAAGAATATACTCGACCAGCCAGATATGTTGAAAACGGTAAGCTTGTTGTTCGTCCAGCACTTTCTGATGCAGAGCTGATTTATTTTGATGAAGTCGGAACACTTGAAGCTTTTAACAGTGACGGTTTGCGTACATTGGCTCAAACATTAAATGCTCCCAATATGAAAGAAAAAACCCTTCGCTATCCGGGGCATATTGATAAAATTAAAGTTCTTCGTGAAAGTGGTTTTTTTAATCAGCAGGAAATTGAAGTTAAAGGAGTAAAAATTAAACCTGTTGATTTCACATCAAAACTTTTATTTCCACTTTGGGAATTAAAAGCAGGTGATGAGGAATTTACAGTGATGCGAATTGTTATAGAAGGAGAAAAGGAAACGAAAAAAATCCGCTATATTTATAATCTGCTGGATAGACACGATAAGAAAACAAATGTTCACTCAATGGCGAGAACAACAGGTTACACAGCAACAAGCATCGTAAGGATGTTGGCAAAAGGTCTGTTTGATCAAAAAGGAATTTGTCCGCCAGAATATATCGGACAAAATCACGGTTGTGTTGATTTTATATTGAAAGAATTGAAAAATCGTGGAGTAATCTATAATCAAATAATAGAAAATATTGGTTAA